Proteins from a genomic interval of Ndongobacter massiliensis:
- a CDS encoding alpha/beta hydrolase, translated as MIMHDWNSEKKDVILLIHPMLSSANGMKTYVADIIGNGYRYLAPDLSAHGDAVKDTFKSALEEAKQIHDYLGKNQIMKLKLGFGASLGGVILLQLLKYDDIQFEHLFFEGMSFYTNAKLPELILRSIFLKKHKKAVADPALSVKRMSSMFGTEAAPLLAKHFIAMSEESIRNIVHDCAFVELPPLSDTMQKKCMFAYGDKDFDYKKARRMLRKTYPHAGMKVWGGYGHCERMTKDQEGYCHDIEDYIRA; from the coding sequence ATGATTATGCATGATTGGAACAGCGAAAAGAAAGATGTCATTCTGCTGATCCATCCAATGCTTTCGTCAGCAAATGGAATGAAGACTTATGTTGCCGACATTATCGGAAATGGGTACCGCTACCTCGCACCCGATCTTTCCGCACATGGTGATGCAGTGAAAGACACCTTCAAAAGTGCTTTAGAAGAGGCAAAGCAAATTCATGATTATCTGGGCAAAAATCAGATTATGAAGCTTAAGCTTGGTTTTGGAGCCTCCCTGGGAGGCGTGATTCTTCTGCAGCTTCTCAAGTATGACGATATTCAGTTTGAGCATTTATTTTTTGAGGGAATGAGCTTTTACACTAACGCGAAACTTCCGGAACTGATCCTCAGATCCATATTTCTGAAAAAACATAAAAAGGCCGTAGCAGATCCGGCGCTCAGCGTAAAAAGGATGTCTTCAATGTTTGGAACAGAAGCCGCTCCGCTTCTGGCAAAGCATTTTATCGCCATGAGCGAGGAAAGCATAAGGAATATTGTTCACGACTGTGCATTCGTGGAGCTGCCGCCATTGTCCGATACGATGCAGAAGAAATGTATGTTTGCCTATGGTGATAAGGATTTCGATTACAAGAAGGCAAGGAGGATGCTCCGGAAAACATATCCTCATGCAGGAATGAAAGTGTGGGGAGGCTACGGGCATTGTGAGAGGATGACGAAGGATCAAGAAGGTTATTGCCATGACATCGAAGACTATATTCGTGCATAA
- a CDS encoding DeoR/GlpR family DNA-binding transcription regulator, with the protein MLKDERLHQIIHLVNENKMMRTDEIAQVIGASLATVRRDLNALDEAGRVKKIFGGVKSVAPADYITTEEEMGTKIQRHMREKIAMAQLAATFVQDHDFVYMDAGTSVEAMIGFIQAKGLTFVTNSLTTAKELSAMKQRVYTLPGEIKLATDSIIGISAAEYLRRFNFTVGFFGANGVHKERGFTTPDLNEAMVKSAALEQCRTAYILADQSKFGRVSQVTFCRDQAICVIRDCRGPEGNLSAEVVRLEELV; encoded by the coding sequence ATGTTAAAAGACGAGCGACTTCATCAAATTATTCATCTGGTGAATGAAAACAAAATGATGCGAACGGATGAAATTGCACAGGTAATCGGCGCATCGCTTGCTACGGTACGCAGGGATCTTAACGCGTTGGACGAGGCGGGCAGGGTCAAAAAAATTTTTGGTGGCGTAAAATCGGTGGCTCCGGCGGATTACATTACAACAGAAGAAGAAATGGGTACGAAAATACAGAGACATATGCGGGAAAAAATTGCCATGGCCCAGTTGGCAGCGACATTCGTTCAGGATCATGATTTTGTATATATGGACGCCGGCACGAGCGTCGAGGCAATGATCGGTTTTATTCAGGCGAAAGGGCTGACATTTGTGACGAATTCCCTGACAACGGCGAAAGAACTTTCTGCAATGAAACAGCGCGTATACACGTTGCCCGGGGAGATTAAACTGGCGACTGATTCCATCATCGGGATTTCTGCGGCGGAATACCTTCGACGTTTTAATTTTACCGTTGGATTTTTCGGAGCGAACGGTGTGCACAAGGAACGCGGATTCACGACACCGGATCTCAACGAAGCAATGGTAAAATCCGCTGCGTTGGAACAATGTAGGACGGCATATATTTTAGCGGATCAAAGCAAATTCGGCCGTGTATCGCAAGTAACATTTTGCAGAGACCAGGCCATTTGCGTGATTCGCGACTGTAGGGGACCGGAAGGAAACCTTTCGGCAGAAGTAGTGCGATTGGAGGAACTTGTATGA
- the tuf gene encoding elongation factor Tu, translating into MAKAKFERNKPHVNIGTIGHVDHGKTTLTAAITKVMNEKFGTGEFVDYANIDKAPEERARGITINTSVVEYETPNRHYAHVDCPGHADYVKNMITGAAQMDGAILVVSAADGPMPQTREHILLARQVGVPKIVVFLNKSDQVDDPELIELVEMEVRDLLSEYDFDGDNTPIIVGSALKCLEEGGEWEDPIVELMEAVDEYIPTPERDTDKPFLMPVEDVLTITGRGTVATGRVERGVLKVGDTVEIVGLADKARDVVVTGVEMFHKQLDQAQAGDNIGALLRGVQRNEIERGQVLAQKGTIHPHTKFEGQVYVLTKDEGGRHTPFFSGYRPQFFFRTTDVTGDIELPEGVEMVMPGDNATFTINLISKIAIEEGLRFAVREGGRTVASGVVSKIIE; encoded by the coding sequence ATGGCAAAAGCAAAATTTGAGCGGAATAAACCGCATGTCAACATCGGAACCATCGGTCACGTCGACCACGGCAAGACGACGTTGACCGCAGCGATTACAAAGGTCATGAACGAGAAGTTCGGAACGGGTGAATTCGTCGACTACGCGAATATCGATAAAGCGCCGGAAGAGCGCGCCCGCGGCATCACCATCAACACCTCGGTGGTCGAATACGAGACGCCGAATCGTCACTATGCGCACGTGGACTGCCCGGGACACGCGGACTACGTCAAGAACATGATCACCGGGGCCGCCCAGATGGACGGTGCGATTCTGGTCGTTTCCGCTGCCGACGGTCCGATGCCGCAGACCCGCGAGCACATCCTGCTTGCCCGTCAGGTTGGCGTGCCGAAGATCGTTGTCTTCCTGAACAAGTCGGATCAGGTGGACGATCCCGAACTGATCGAACTGGTCGAGATGGAAGTGCGCGATCTGTTGAGCGAGTACGACTTCGACGGCGACAACACCCCGATCATCGTCGGTTCCGCCCTGAAGTGCCTCGAAGAAGGCGGCGAATGGGAAGATCCGATCGTCGAGCTGATGGAAGCTGTGGATGAATACATTCCGACGCCGGAGCGCGATACGGACAAGCCGTTCCTGATGCCGGTGGAAGACGTGTTGACGATTACGGGCCGCGGCACCGTGGCGACGGGTCGTGTCGAGCGCGGCGTGTTGAAGGTGGGCGATACGGTGGAAATCGTGGGCCTTGCCGACAAAGCGCGCGACGTGGTGGTAACGGGTGTGGAAATGTTCCACAAGCAGTTGGATCAGGCGCAGGCGGGCGACAACATCGGTGCGTTGCTGCGTGGTGTGCAGCGCAATGAGATTGAGCGCGGACAGGTTTTGGCGCAGAAGGGAACGATTCATCCGCATACGAAGTTCGAGGGTCAGGTGTACGTGTTGACCAAGGATGAGGGGGGTCGTCATACGCCGTTCTTCTCGGGCTATCGTCCGCAGTTCTTCTTCCGCACGACGGATGTGACGGGGGATATCGAGCTGCCGGAAGGCGTCGAGATGGTTATGCCCGGGGATAACGCGACCTTCACGATCAATCTGATTTCGAAGATCGCAATTGAAGAAGGACTGCGCTTCGCAGTACGTGAAGGCGGTCGTACGGTGGCTTCGGGCGTGGTTTCGAAGATCATCGAATAA
- a CDS encoding isoprenylcysteine carboxylmethyltransferase family protein: MTDGIYAWVRHPIYSAFFLIAIGAILIRGNWILFFLVPLYWLFMTFLMKNTEEKWLLAIFGKEYEDYKAKTNRCIPRIPKK; encoded by the coding sequence GTGACTGACGGAATTTACGCATGGGTAAGGCATCCTATCTATTCGGCATTTTTTCTTATTGCAATCGGAGCAATCTTAATTCGAGGAAACTGGATTTTATTTTTTCTTGTTCCTTTGTATTGGCTTTTCATGACATTTTTGATGAAAAATACGGAAGAAAAATGGCTGCTTGCAATCTTTGGTAAAGAGTACGAGGATTATAAGGCCAAAACAAACAGGTGCATTCCCAGGATTCCAAAGAAATAG
- a CDS encoding GTP pyrophosphokinase, with the protein MIAYLKALFIMLKAHRGQKDKGGHPYFLHPLRVALGVEGKDARIVALLHDVVEDSDYTFSDLGFLSKSQREALEILTHDKEVAYFDYIQTVKNNRIAREVKKSDLRQNMDLSRLSAVTEKDRLRRQKYKAAYEMLN; encoded by the coding sequence ATGATAGCTTATCTAAAAGCTCTATTCATCATGCTAAAAGCGCATCGAGGGCAAAAGGATAAGGGAGGACATCCTTACTTCCTTCACCCTCTTCGGGTTGCTCTTGGCGTAGAAGGGAAAGATGCCAGAATTGTCGCCTTACTGCATGACGTAGTGGAAGATAGTGACTATACTTTTTCAGATCTGGGCTTTCTATCCAAATCGCAGCGAGAGGCGCTGGAAATTCTGACGCATGATAAAGAAGTTGCCTATTTTGATTATATTCAAACAGTGAAAAACAATCGGATTGCCCGAGAGGTTAAGAAGAGCGATTTAAGGCAAAATATGGATCTTTCTCGACTTTCTGCAGTTACCGAAAAAGATCGATTACGTCGACAGAAGTATAAAGCAGCCTATGAAATGTTAAACTAA
- a CDS encoding energy-coupled thiamine transporter ThiT, translated as MMKKNSFFSAQMLAEAGLMIALAKVLSMIKLFEAPYGGSVTLGSMAPLFIFAVRWGWKRGLLVGMVYGFVDLMIGGYIIHPLQLVLDYPLAYMMCGFAGLRTVRSEERFLSFLPPIFLAVALRFVCHVLSGCIFFGAIDFTKPGATLAEALVPANFFSGLSYSVLYNLGYLSFDFIICVALMGLLWQPIRRALIQKAN; from the coding sequence ATGATGAAAAAAAATTCGTTTTTTTCGGCGCAAATGCTCGCTGAAGCCGGTCTGATGATTGCACTGGCAAAAGTGCTTTCCATGATCAAACTCTTTGAGGCGCCCTATGGCGGAAGCGTCACGCTGGGCTCCATGGCCCCCTTGTTTATCTTCGCCGTGCGATGGGGCTGGAAACGCGGTCTGTTAGTCGGCATGGTGTACGGCTTCGTTGATCTGATGATTGGCGGCTATATTATTCATCCGCTGCAGCTGGTGCTCGATTATCCCCTTGCTTACATGATGTGCGGATTTGCGGGACTGCGTACCGTGCGCAGCGAAGAGCGCTTTCTGAGTTTTCTTCCGCCGATTTTCCTGGCGGTCGCCCTGCGTTTTGTTTGTCATGTCCTCTCGGGCTGCATCTTTTTCGGCGCCATCGACTTCACCAAACCCGGCGCCACGCTCGCAGAAGCCCTTGTCCCCGCCAATTTTTTCAGCGGCTTAAGTTACAGCGTCCTCTACAATCTGGGCTATCTGTCTTTCGATTTTATCATTTGCGTTGCGCTGATGGGGCTTCTGTGGCAACCCATTCGTCGCGCATTGATCCAAAAGGCGAACTAG
- the pfkB gene encoding 1-phosphofructokinase has product MIYTVTLNPAVDHIVRLPALEKGETNRAVAESISAGGKGINVSKILKNLGERSIALGFVAGFTGREIERILRETDKIVSDFIHLQEGFTRINTKIKADRETEINGPGPIITQADVNRFMEKISEAERGDIVFLSGSIPASLGDGFYAEIMKVLQEKQAIIVVDTTGEALRKTLPYRPILVKPNVRELEDFFGATIENRADIAAYAKKMQDMGARNVIISMGGDGAYFLSEQGDQLFLAAPQGKVIDTVGSGDSVVAGFVYAWKNGFSLQEAFRFGVCCGSATAFSDTLATKEEVDQLYADLLGRKNK; this is encoded by the coding sequence ATGATTTATACCGTAACCTTGAATCCCGCTGTCGATCATATCGTTCGGTTGCCGGCGCTGGAAAAAGGAGAAACGAACCGCGCCGTTGCGGAAAGCATCAGCGCAGGCGGGAAAGGGATCAATGTCAGCAAAATTCTGAAAAATCTGGGGGAACGCAGCATCGCGCTCGGCTTCGTTGCCGGCTTTACCGGGCGGGAAATTGAACGCATTTTGCGCGAGACGGATAAGATTGTCAGCGATTTTATTCACTTACAGGAGGGATTTACGCGCATCAATACGAAAATCAAAGCGGATCGGGAAACGGAGATCAATGGCCCAGGGCCGATCATTACGCAAGCGGATGTCAATCGATTTATGGAAAAAATTTCCGAAGCGGAGCGCGGCGATATCGTCTTTCTTTCCGGAAGCATTCCCGCCTCGCTGGGGGATGGTTTCTATGCTGAAATCATGAAAGTACTGCAGGAAAAACAAGCGATCATCGTCGTGGATACGACCGGTGAGGCGTTGCGAAAAACTTTACCGTACCGACCGATACTTGTTAAACCCAATGTACGGGAACTGGAAGATTTCTTTGGGGCAACCATTGAAAACCGTGCCGATATTGCCGCGTATGCGAAAAAAATGCAAGACATGGGTGCACGCAACGTCATTATTTCCATGGGGGGCGATGGCGCCTACTTTCTTTCCGAGCAGGGCGACCAATTGTTTCTGGCGGCGCCGCAAGGAAAGGTAATCGATACGGTGGGATCCGGAGACTCTGTTGTCGCCGGTTTTGTATATGCGTGGAAGAACGGCTTTTCCTTGCAGGAAGCGTTTCGATTTGGCGTGTGCTGCGGTTCAGCAACGGCCTTTTCAGATACGCTGGCAACGAAAGAAGAAGTCGACCAACTTTATGCGGATTTATTGGGGAGGAAAAACAAATGA
- a CDS encoding class I SAM-dependent methyltransferase, which yields MGFFQNTAKPIGFGGKLMVKFMNIGHAKVAEWGFSHVNVSSSATVLDIGCGGGANVASWVKRCPQGHITGLDYSPVSVDASQKYNQKAIAENRCQIVEGDVSHLPFNENTFDIISAFETVYFWPGLENCFQEVFRILKNGGTFLIVNEADGTNPKQDKWISIIEGLKIYKERDLTERLQKVGFSNIRAFHTDKHWLAILGEKTL from the coding sequence ATGGGATTTTTTCAAAACACAGCAAAACCTATCGGCTTTGGAGGAAAGTTGATGGTTAAATTTATGAATATTGGGCATGCCAAAGTAGCTGAATGGGGCTTTTCTCATGTCAATGTTTCTTCTTCTGCAACTGTCCTTGACATAGGTTGCGGTGGCGGGGCAAATGTGGCAAGCTGGGTAAAGCGCTGTCCACAAGGCCATATAACAGGATTAGACTACTCTCCTGTAAGCGTAGATGCTTCACAAAAATACAATCAAAAAGCTATTGCAGAAAATCGCTGTCAAATTGTTGAGGGCGATGTTTCACATTTGCCTTTTAACGAGAATACCTTTGATATAATTTCCGCTTTTGAAACCGTGTATTTCTGGCCCGGGCTTGAAAACTGCTTTCAAGAAGTATTTCGCATATTAAAGAATGGCGGCACATTCCTTATTGTCAATGAAGCGGACGGAACCAATCCCAAGCAGGATAAATGGATAAGTATCATCGAAGGACTAAAAATTTATAAGGAGAGAGACTTGACAGAGAGGCTTCAAAAGGTCGGATTTTCTAATATAAGAGCATTTCACACAGACAAACATTGGCTTGCCATCCTGGGTGAAAAAACTTTATAA
- a CDS encoding fructose-specific PTS transporter subunit EIIC, whose protein sequence is MKITELLQNDGIQLGGKPAPKRDMIAQLTDLMEKTGALCDKEQYRKDVFAREDSGTTGIGEGVAIPHAKSKGVKMPQLAAMTVPEGTDYDSLDGEPTHLFFLIAVPEKSNDEHLKVLSRLSTLLMDETFRADLLACTSKTDFLDVIAKKEREKFPEDYAGVQMASAETSYDLIAVTGCPTGIAHTYMAAEGLTNKAREMGYTLKVETHGSTGIENALSADEIAQAKGVIIACDVAVEKGRFNGKRVVSTRVADGINKPKELIERALNPSTPLFHTNETAKVQETQSSGVGQTIYKHLMNGVSHMLPFVVGGGILIALAFLLDDYTIDPANFGSNTPLAAFFKSVGGAAFSFMLPVLAGFIAMSIADRPGLAVGVVGGYLANEGGSGFLGALAAGFLAGYLILLLRKISSPLPKSMDGVKPMLVFPVFGILGIGAILIFLLNPPLASVNTAISDWLNNMGEASKLLLGALLGGMMSIDMGGPINKAAYVFGTASLANGSSAVMAAVMAGGMVPPLALSIAMLLFKNKFTAKDRQSIPSNIIMGLSFITEGAIPFAAADPLRVLPACVAGSAVTGLLSMLFGCALRAPHGGIWVIGVVENPFMYLVAVAIGAVIGALLLGLLKKKVEAQN, encoded by the coding sequence ATGAAGATTACGGAACTGCTCCAAAATGATGGCATTCAACTCGGGGGAAAACCGGCGCCGAAAAGGGATATGATCGCGCAGTTGACCGATTTGATGGAAAAAACAGGCGCACTTTGCGATAAAGAGCAATACCGCAAAGATGTGTTTGCGCGAGAAGATTCCGGAACGACCGGAATCGGCGAGGGCGTTGCCATTCCTCACGCGAAGTCGAAGGGCGTAAAAATGCCGCAGCTCGCAGCCATGACCGTGCCGGAAGGGACGGATTATGACTCCTTGGACGGCGAGCCGACGCACTTATTTTTTCTGATCGCCGTGCCGGAAAAGTCGAATGATGAGCACTTAAAGGTGCTTTCGCGCCTTTCCACCCTTTTGATGGATGAAACCTTTCGTGCAGATTTGCTGGCGTGCACGTCAAAAACAGATTTTCTCGATGTGATCGCGAAAAAAGAACGGGAGAAGTTTCCCGAGGATTATGCCGGCGTTCAGATGGCCTCCGCGGAAACAAGTTATGACCTTATCGCCGTTACAGGTTGTCCAACCGGCATTGCGCATACCTATATGGCGGCAGAAGGTCTGACAAATAAAGCGCGGGAAATGGGTTATACCCTCAAAGTGGAAACCCACGGATCGACCGGTATCGAAAATGCGCTCTCTGCGGACGAAATTGCGCAGGCGAAAGGCGTGATCATCGCCTGTGATGTTGCCGTGGAGAAAGGGCGTTTCAACGGAAAGAGAGTGGTCAGCACGCGGGTTGCGGACGGCATCAACAAGCCGAAAGAACTGATAGAAAGGGCACTTAACCCGTCGACGCCGCTTTTTCACACCAATGAGACGGCAAAAGTGCAGGAAACGCAAAGTAGTGGCGTCGGTCAGACCATTTACAAGCACCTGATGAACGGCGTTTCGCACATGTTGCCCTTTGTCGTCGGCGGCGGCATTTTAATCGCTTTGGCGTTTTTGTTGGATGACTATACGATTGATCCCGCCAATTTCGGCTCCAATACGCCGTTGGCTGCGTTTTTTAAGAGCGTCGGCGGTGCGGCATTCAGCTTTATGTTGCCCGTTTTAGCCGGCTTTATCGCCATGAGCATTGCGGATCGCCCGGGGCTTGCCGTCGGTGTCGTCGGCGGGTATCTGGCCAATGAAGGCGGTTCGGGATTTTTAGGCGCTCTTGCCGCTGGGTTTTTGGCGGGTTATTTAATTCTTCTTTTACGGAAGATTTCTTCTCCACTGCCGAAATCCATGGATGGCGTCAAACCGATGTTAGTTTTTCCCGTCTTCGGCATACTCGGGATTGGCGCAATTCTTATTTTCCTTCTTAATCCACCCCTGGCGTCGGTCAATACGGCGATCAGCGATTGGCTGAACAACATGGGGGAAGCGTCCAAGTTGCTTTTAGGCGCTTTGCTCGGTGGCATGATGTCCATTGATATGGGCGGTCCAATCAATAAAGCGGCGTATGTATTCGGCACCGCATCCTTGGCAAACGGCTCCTCTGCGGTTATGGCCGCCGTGATGGCGGGCGGCATGGTCCCGCCGTTGGCGCTCTCGATTGCCATGCTCCTGTTCAAAAACAAATTTACCGCAAAGGACCGGCAGTCGATTCCATCCAATATCATCATGGGCTTGTCCTTTATTACCGAAGGAGCCATTCCGTTTGCGGCAGCGGATCCCCTGCGCGTTCTTCCCGCCTGTGTTGCAGGTAGTGCAGTAACCGGTTTACTTTCGATGCTCTTCGGTTGCGCTTTGCGCGCCCCGCACGGTGGCATTTGGGTCATCGGCGTCGTAGAGAATCCTTTTATGTACCTGGTGGCTGTTGCCATAGGCGCCGTTATCGGTGCATTGTTGTTGGGGTTGTTAAAGAAAAAAGTGGAAGCACAAAACTAA